The following nucleotide sequence is from Barnesiella viscericola DSM 18177.
CGGCTCCCACACCCACGTTGGCCTCGAAGATGCGCGACGGATTGTAGCCATACAACGTCGAATTGATATTCCACAGATAGTCGAGTTGAACAAGTCCGAATTTGCGATAGCCGGGCTCAGAGTCGCCATACACACCACCTGCCCCCGAGAGCCGAAGTCCCGATGCCGCCGTAAACCATTTACCCAAATAAAAAGTACCGGTGGGGCCCATACGGTCGAGCGGTCGGCTGAACAAGTCGTGATGCAGAATACCGGCAGCCCCTACCCCTATACCATAAAACAGATGGTCGATAAAATTCTCGTTGCGGAACTCCTCGGCCTTCTCCATGGTACCATGAGTCCGACCATATCCATAGAGATGATAGGAGAGACCCGCCGTAATAGTCGGCACCATGTCGACAGAAGAGAACAGGGAGTGCTCCCAGCGGTTGTTTTGCGCTACATTCAATCGAGGTTCGATAAAGACATCGAACATATCGTTAATCCGGAACGAGCCTTGCAAGCCCACCCCGGCACCCAAGGTGTGCTGGAAGTACCCTTCTGACGACACATAGTCATAGTTGAGACCGGCCACACCGCTCAGCGAGAAGAGGCGCTCGCGATCATACCCCATAAAGAGGTTCGAGAAGTTGAGCAGATAATCGAGTTGCCCTCCCACGGCCCAGGTGTGATGTGTTGAATAGGGTGCATTAATCGACGACCCATTGAGCAACAGACGGGCCCCCGAAACAGGATTCCACCAGGTGCCCAAACCGCCAAACAGGCGATAGCCCTTATTGGGTATGGGCTCGGAGAGCGACGATTTCATTACCCCGGCAAATCCGCCACCCAAGGTCAGGTAGAGGTCACCGATACCCCGGGGCCAGTCAAACTCATCACCCGTTATTGACGAACGGTCGAGCGAAGGAGCTACCGGCCGATAGGTGAAACCGGCCAACAGCGACGGAATGGGATCGACAGCACTCAGTACATCGGCCCATGCTCCATTGGTAAATACATCTACACGAGGCTCCAAGAACAAGCCCCAGTGATCATTAAGACGAAACTCGCCATGCAATCCGGCACCCACGCTCCATCGGGTATTCAGGTGGTCGTTGACCGCTACCGAGTGGTAACCGGCACCCACCACGCCCGACATCTCGAACAACCTTCCGGGATCATATCCCCCAAACAAAGCGTGCATGTTAAACAAATAATCGAGTTGTACTCCGAATGAAGACTTGTCATAGGCTTGTCCGGTTTTCAAATAGCGTACCAATCCCGACAATCGCAACGACGAAACCGGCGTAAACTGATCGCCTAACGAGACCATGACCATAGCTCCCGGATCGAGCAGAAGATTCGAAGCACTCGTCAAGGTAGAGGCCAGCCCCCCTGCCGCCGAAATGAACAGGCCTTGACCGGCTCCCCAGAAGGGTTCGTGCCGACGCGTCGGAGCCGAGAGCAACCGATAACCGAAACCGGCCATGAGCGAAGCCTCCCAATCGTAACGCATCCAGGTTTTTATCCCGTCTATTCCATCGGTGTAGATACCCACCCGGGGTTCAAGGTAGAAGAAAGTCAGCGGCGAGAAATTGAAGCGGGTCTGCATACCCAGCCGGAAACCGCCCGCATGCGTCCAGTTTCCTTGCCGATACAACAACTGATATTCGCCACCGGCTACACCAATCAGCTCGAACATACGAGCCGGATTATCCTTGTGCAACAACGAGGTGAGATTCATCAGATAGTCGGCCGAAAATCCTACAAAATATGGATTACTACCGCCAAGGCCGTTATGCAGACCGGCATTCAGGCCCAATCGTATACCGTGAACCGGGGTGAACCAGTCACCTACCAACAAGCCTGAACGAAGGCCCAAACCGGGCGTAGCAAACAGCGAGCCGGCCGAACGATCCATAATCAGTCCGGCTTCGCCCGAAACGAAAAGGTGATCGCCAAACTTCTTTCGGGCAAACCGCTCATTCTTGGCCGGTTTCTGCAACATATAATCCAATCCGTTGAACTGGGTTTCCTCTTTTTGTTCTTGCTTGGGTTCGGAGGTCTGACTCGACTCCTGTGCAGCCACACTTCCGGTACACAGTATTATCGCAAGTCCTGCACATCGAATCCCTTTTACAAAACCGCTCATACTATATTTCATCTTCATACCTTATTCCTCTCATTCGTCTTCCTGCAACAAATCCAGTACATCACCATCGATGCTGGCTATATCACGCAACGACGGGTCTTTTTTGAATGCACTTTCCAGATAGGAAAGCGCCAACACCACTTCGTCGACACGATTGGCCGCCACGGCCTTGATATAATTTTCGCGAGCCGAATTACCCAACAGTTTGGCCTTTTCCCAAGCCTGGTCGTTGGCCTTAATAGCCAATAACATGAGCACCTCGTTAAAGGGCGACTCGGCCGAAATCTCCTGTATCACCTCTTCATAACGGCCGTTCAATGCGGCCGAGTAAACCTTGGCTTTATGATAGGCTCCCGTATCGGGCAGCTCGGCGGCCAGCGAATCGGCCTGAACAAATTTCCTTACCGACAGCCAGGCAATTACCTGATTGAGGCGTGTTTCATCGGGTATCTCTTTCATGCCGAGATACGGTACAAGCAATTCGGCATCGGGCTTACCCTGCTCGATAAGCATCGCGGCCAGGTCGGTTGCAGCAACCAGGAACTTGGGATAAACCTCCAAGGCCCGTCGGCAGATAGCCTCACGCTCGGCCGTCGAATCGGCCATATTGTACAACCGCCAGAACTCGTTTCGAGTGAGGTCTCCACTGTTCTCCCGATAGAGTTCTTTGATTTCGTCGTCGGTGAGGTAACGGTATTGCGAAAACAACAGTTCGTAGCTTACCCGACGCAATTGCGGCAAATATTGCTCGGTAATCAACGGCCGGTAAAAAGGTAGCGCTACGACACCGCGCGACTGACGATTGGGGTCGTCGGGATATTTGTCGATAACAGCCTGTATAGCATCGGCCTCTTGACTCTTTCCATCGGCACGCAGCAGAGCTACCACCCGATCCCAGGTCTCAACCGAGGCATTCGTGCCTATTTCGAGTTGGCGGCGAGTCGACTCGTTCAACTCCTGCAACACAAGCTCCATGGCCGACGACATACGCTGTTGGGCCAACTGCTCGTTTTTTGCATAATTACCTTCCGGCGAAGCCGTTCCGGCAATCGAGAAGCTCTTCAACCGGGCATTGGGGTCATTCTCGACCGCCCGCAATCGCGCTATCAGTTGATTCATCTCTTCCCGATTGTTTCCGTCGTTGAGATTCAATTGGCTTTTGTTTACCGGGAAGGTCAGATTCACATCTCCCTTCGTATCGCGCAACTGCATCTCGGGCTGCGGGAAGAAACTCTCGTCTTTCACAGCACTGCCGGGTATCTCATATTTCAAGAAACGCAACGGGTTGACTACCCCCCGGGCAATCACAAAGGTATCACGATACAGCACCCGGTTGTAATTCTCCATGGCCACCATCATGTCGCAACGGAAATCGTCGTTGGGATTCTCGACATAAGTCGAGTCGTTATATCCTACCAAATCGTCCTTCCGCGACGAGGAAGCCTTGATTTTCACATATTGGGCCAGCGGGTCCTGCTTCACATCGTAGTCATACATGCGCTCCTGCGTGATGGCATACTCCTGCCCGTCAAAGACAAGCGGGCTGAGAAAGATCATCTTTCCCCGTGTCACGTTATAGATACCCGGCTGGATAATCATGCGGGCATCGGTCGAAAAGAGTTCTTTGGGAATCTTCACGCGGGTCTTGATGTGAAAGTAGTTACCCTTCACCTCGATATCGGTAGGCTCGGGCACCACATTATCGGTAATACGCTTGGCCGAGACCACAACTTCTTGCAGCGCAACGGCCGAGGGTTCGAGCTCGACATTGACAGTCAACTCACCCCGCACGGCCACCTGCTTCTCTTCATAGCCCAGCGACGAGAAGAGCAAGGTGCCCTCCGAATCAATTTTCACCAGATATTTTCCATCTTCGTTGGTAACCCCAACCAGCTTGTTGGTAGCCGCATTGTAGATGCTCACCCGATACAAAGGTTCGTCATCGAGATTGGTTACCGTTCCCCGCACATTAATTTCACGGGCCGACAACGGTAAGGTGACCGCCAAAAGCAATATACCCGCAAGAATACGCAGGTAGATTTTATTATTAAAACTCAACATAATTGCGAATTATAATCATTTGAATATATAGGAAAATGTGACACCCAACCGGATAGGTATCGGCGACCACCTGTACCAATTGGGGGTATCAGGCTTCTGCTCGTCTTCCCGATATTTAAAAGCCCGCAACCGGGCTACACCTACACCCAGCGTCGTTTCCAAATTCCAATGTCGGCTTAGCACGAATACGTAGCCATACGAGACCCCAACTCCAAAAATATCGCCTTCATAAAAATTTTTGTTAAACTTCACATTGTATAGACCTCCCAAAAGACCGACGCCTACAAAATGGCGGGCCATCGGCCGGTTGAACCAATAGCGCAACTCCGGTTGAAGCCTCACATGCGTAGCCTTCATATCGGCAATCGTAAACGAAAACGGGTGAGTCGTTGCACTGATATCGAGAGACAATTTCTGGTTGAGGCGCATCTCCACCGCCAAATTCGGCGACAAGGTCGCCCAGTCTATCAAGTTACTTTTTAACGCAACACGTTGTGCATCAATTTGTTGAAAGTTCAGGAAAATACCTGCCAACAACAAGAAACGGAATAAAACTTTTTTCATATTTCAACATGATCGTTTCCGATCCCCAATCACACAAAAGATTCCGCACTTAGAATCTTAACCCTATTGAACTAAAACGGGAACAAAATTAGTTAAAACACTAATACTTACCAAACCTTGTTCTACTTTTATCTACCTTTTTATATAAAAAAAACCGTTGCCAGACCCCCAGCAACGGCTATCGCACAATTTGTTAAAAATATACAACAATCTGTTAATTATCTCGACGCCCTCCCATGAATATAAGAATGTAATACACCAATGTAGCCAGTGAGCCCAAAGCTGCAACTACATAGGTATAAGCCGCCCATTTCAAGGCATCTTGCGCCTGGTCGTGCGTGGTGGCATCGGTCACGCCCGACTGGTTGAGCCAAGCCAATGCGCGCTGGCTGGCATTGATCTCAACCGGCAAGGTGATGAAACTGAACAGGGTAGTAGCGGCAAACAGAATAATGCCGATAAACATAATGGTCGGATAGACCTGTATGGTGAAGATACCTATCAGCAGAATCCACTGTACCCAGTTCGAGGCAAAGCTCACGAAGGGTACCAGCGCCGACCGCAGGGTCAGGAACGAGTAGGCCCGGGCATGTTGCACGGCATGGCCGCATTCGTGTGCCGCCACGGCCGCGGCAGCCACACTGTTGCCATAGTAAACCTCGCGACTGAGGTTGACCGTGTGGGTCGAGGGGTTGTAGTGGTCGGTCAGGCGACCATCGATCTGGGTCACCTTCACATCATTGATTCCATTTTCCTGCAACATGCGCATGGCGATGTCGCGCCCCGTAAGCCCATAGGGGACGGGCACCTTGGAATAACGCTCAAACTTGCTTTGCAACGTACGCTGTACGGCAAAGCTCACCAACATAATGACTATAAATAATACGTAAATCATCTCTTTCTTTCCTTTTTAAACCCGAACATCACACGGCGAAGAGTCGTATCGTGTTCTATTTCACGGTTGCAAATATATAGGAAATCGTGTATCATATATGTTAATGCGCAAGCGGTTATAACCAAATTGTGTTAAATAGGAATATCCGAACAGAAATTCAGCATATCCGGCAAACCCGCAGAGACAAAAGCTAAAAAAAATTAAAGGCCGTTCCAATTTCGAGAATATCTGTTTACATTTGCGTTTGACAACAGTGTCAAACATAGTAGACAACACCGATTTTTTTAACTTCAACATATCGACTCATGCAAACGGCCAACTATTACAGAACCGGATTAGACGTGGGCTCTACGACAGCCAAGATGGTCATTCTAAACCCACACGGCGAGGTAGTATTCTCGCGCTACGAGCGTCATAACGCTCAGGTAAACCAATTGCTCTGCACCTATTTCGACGAGGCGAAAAAGCAGTTGGGCGACATCACGACTGCCATTGCCGTGACCGGCTCGGTGGGCATGGGCACGGCCGAGCAGTTACAAGCCGGATTTACGCAGGAGGTGGTTGCCGCCACCCGATATGCACAGGAAACCTATCCATCGGCCTCGGCCCTGATCGATATCGGCGGCGAAGATGCCAAAGTGGTACTCTTCCAGGGCGAGAACATAGACTTGCGCATGAACGGCAACTGCGCCGGCGGTACCGGAGCCTTTATCGACCAAATGGCTGTTCTGCTGGGCGTAAGCATCGAGCAACTGAACCGGCTGGCTCTGCAAGCAGAGCACATACACCCCATTGCCGCCCGCTGTGGAGTATTCTCAAAGACCGATATCCAGAATCTGGTGAGCCGGAACGTACCCCTTGCCGACATCGCCGCCTCGATATTCCATGCGGTTGCCGTGCAGACAATCGTCACGCTGTCACGAGGCTGGACCTTCCGTCCGCCCATTCTGCTATGCGGGGGGCCGCTCACCTTTATCCCCGCCCTCCGCAAAACTTTTGCCGACTATCTGCAAATTGCCGAAAGCGATTTCATTCTCCCCTCGGGAGGCAATCTGCTGCCGGCTCTGGGCTGTGCCTTGTGCGCCGATGGGAATCGCCTCACCACCCTCCCGGCCCTGTCACAAGCCATTTCACGACAGGCCGACACTCATCGCAAAGCCTCCCTGCCACCCCTCTTTTCCTCACCCCGGGAGTATGACCGATGGAAAGAGGAAAAGGCTCGCTACAACTGGCCTGTACTCCCGCTGAAACCAGGACGACAAGAGGCGGTCCTCGGCATCGACTCGGGATCGACCACCACCAAAATCGTCGTGGCTGCTCCCGACGGCTCCATTCTCTTCACCCACTACGCCCCCAACCTGGGCAATCCCATCGAGGCGGTGCGCAGGGGGCTCACCGAACTCAAACAACAGTGCGATACCCGACAGACCGAACTGGCATTCATAGGCTCCTGCTCGACCGGTTACGGCGAAGAGCTGATCAAAGCGGCATTCGCCCTCGACGGAAGCATGATTGAAACCATGGCTCACTACAAGGCAGCCAGGCAAATGGCTCCCGACGTGAGCTTTATACTCGACATCGGCGGGCAAGACATGAAAGCTATCTTTGTCAAGCAAGGAGCCATTATCCGCATGGAGTTGAACGAAGCCTGCTCGTCGGGGTGCGGCTCTTTCATCGAGACCTTTGCCCGCACACTGGGGCACAAGGTATCCGACTTTGCCCAGGCCGCCTGCACAGCCTCTCGGCCGTGTGACCTGGGGACCCGCTGCACCGTCTTCATGAACTCGAAAGTCAAACAGGTCCTGCGCGAGGGAGCTTCCATTGCCGACATTGCGGCCGGACTCTCCTACTCGGTCGTGAAGAACTGTCTCTACAAGGTATTAAAACTGAAACACGGCAAAGAGCTGGGCGAGACTATTGTCGTACAAGGCGGCACCATGCACAACGACGCCGTCGTGCGAGCCTTCGAACTGGAAACCGGCCGGCAGGTGGTCCGCAGTAACCACCCCGAACTGATGGGAGCTTACGGGTGTGCCCTGCAAGCCCTGGAACAACAGGCTGCACCCCGGTCTCTCGACACCCTGCTGGCATCGACCGGTTATGACAGCCGGCAGATCCAGTGCAGCGGCTGCGAGAACCGCTGCTTCGTGTGCCGCTACACCTTCCCCAACGGCAACACCTTCTACTCGGGCAACAAATGCGAACGGATATTCACCAACCGCGGCGAAAGCGAGAGACCCGGCGAGAACCTCTACTCCTACAAATACAAGTTGCTGTTCGACCGACCTACCTCGTCCCAAGGACACCTGGTCGTAGGTATCCCCCGAGTACTCAACATGTACGAAAACTATCCCTTCTGGCATGCCCTTTTCGCCCATTGCGGCATCGGGGTAGTACTCTCCGACCTGTCGAATTTCGTCAGCTACGAAAAGGCTCTCAACACCGTCATGTCCGACAACATCTGCTTCCCCGCCAAACTGGTACACAGCCACATACAGAATCTCGTACAAAAAAAGGTCGACCGCATCTTTCTCCCCTACGTCATCTACGAGCACGAGAGCGACGCCAAGATGTCGAACAGCTACAACTGCCCTATCGTCGCCGGCTACTCCGACGTGATACGCAGCGCCATGTCGCCCGACATTCCCGTCGACTCGCCGGCCATCACGTTTGCCAACCTCGAACTGCTCACCAAACAATGCACCCGCTATCTCCACACGCTGGGCATCTCACACGAGTTGGCCGACGAAGCGGTAAAACGGGCCTGGCAGTCCCAACGGCAATACACCCTCGACATTCGACAAAAAGCCGAAGCCATCGTGCGGGAGAGCCGTCAGAAGGGTGAGCCTATCATTCTGCTGGCCGGACGCCCCTACCATACCGACCCGCTCATTCAGCACAAACTCTCCGAGATGATTGTCAATCTGGGAGTGAACGTAATCTCGGACGACATTGTGCGCGACCATACCGACATCGACACCCACGACACCTACCTCGTGAAACAATGGGCCTACATGAACCGAATCTTGAAAGCAGCCGAATGGGTGGCCCGGCAAGGCAACGACATTCATTTCGTGCAGATGACCTCGTTCGGGTGCGGCCCCGACGCCTTCCTGCTCGACGAGATACGCGACATTCTGCATCGCAACGGCAAGCCCTTCACGCTGCTGAAAATCGACGACGTGAACAACATCGGCTCCCTCAAACTGCGGGTTCGTTCGCTGGTCGAGAGCCTGCGCCAAAACAACCGCCCCGCCACGACCGAGGCGTTCCGCACAACCCGGATATTCCGCAAGAGCGACCGGAAGCGGAAAATCATAGCCCCCTTCATGTCGGAGTACATCACCCCCATGCTGGTTCCCCTCTTCAAACTGTCGGGATACGACGTCGAAGTGTTGCCGCCCAGCGACACCGCCTCGGCCGAAACGGGCCTGAAATATGCCAACAACGAAGTCTGCTACCCCGCCACCCTCATCGTGGGCGACATCATCAATGCCCTGCAATCGGGTCGATACGACCTCGACCATATTGCCGTAGCCATCACCCAAACCGGCGGACAATGCCGTGCCACCAATTACCTGGCTCTCATCAAACGGGCCATGCTCGATGCCGGATTCGGCCATGTGCCGGTTGTCACCCTGGGATTGGGTCGGAAAGCGGTCAACGAGCAGGAGGGGTTCAACTTGAAATGGGGCAAAATTATCTCGGTCGCCCTCAATGCCTTGCTCTATACCGACACCCTATCGAAACTCTATCACGCTTCGGTCGTGCGCGAGCGCGAACCGGGTGCAGCCGCCCGCCTGCGCGACCAATATCTGGCCATGGCCGAGAAACCCATTCTCGACAACACCCCCTCGAAACTGGTGGAGTATGCGGATCGAGCAGCCCGGGATTTCAATGGAATATGCCTCGACAAAGAGTGCCCGAGGGTAGGAGTCGTAGGCGAGATATTCCTGAAATTCAACTCATTTGCCCATCAGCACGTTGTCCGTTTCCTCACCGGGCAAGGCATCGAGGTGGCTCCCCCCTTGCTGCTGCCCTTTTTCATGCAGGGATTTGTCAACCGCGACAACAAGGAGTCGATGCTCTTGTTGAAACAGCACATACCCCATTTCATCTCACAGCTGGCCTACCGGCTCATCGGCAAGCGAATAGCGATGTTCAACCGGGCCGCTTCGGAGTTCCGCTACTTTGTCCCCTTTACCGACATCTACGAAGAGGCCGAAAACACCCGCAACATCGTATCGGGAGCCGCTCAATTCGGCGAGGGCTGGTTGCTCCCGGCCGAGATTATCGAGTTTACGAAACAAGGGATACACAACGTCATTTCGCTTCAACCCTTCGGCTGCATTGCCAACCACATTGTATCGAAAGGTATTGAAAAACGGCTGCGCACGCTCTATCCCGAATTAAATTTACTATCTTTGGATTTTGACAGCGGAGTAAGCAGCGTAAACGTGACCAACCGATTATTACTGTTCACCCATCATTTGAGAGCCTAACTACACGATACAACCATGAGACCCCAACCTACCCGTACAGTCCCCAAAAGCGGAACCACCGAGAATATAGAATCGCGCATTATCGAAGCCGCCAAGCAAGAGTTTATCGAAAAGGGATTCGAGCAAACCTCGATGAGCGACATCGCTGCCGTCGTGGGAATAAACCGTCCCACTCTGCACTACTATTTCAGGACGAAGGACAAGATGTTTCAAGCCGTTTTTGCCTCGATTGTGAGCAATTTCCTGCCCCACATCGATGCCATCTTCTCCAAGCAGGAACCGTTTGAAAAAAAGTTGGGCGAGATTATCGACGTCTATTTCGATATCTTCACGGCCAATCCCCTGTTGCCCAAGTTTATCATCGGTGAGATTCATCGCGACGTCGACCACCTGATCGACACGCTTTACATCTTAAAATTTGACCAATATCTGCACCACATCGGCGAACTGCTCCAACAGGAAATCGACAGGAACCACCTCAAAAAGGTCCCCTTGCAGTTTATCTTCATGACCTTTTACAGCCAACTCACCTTCCCGTTCCTCAGCCACAACCTTTCCAAGCG
It contains:
- a CDS encoding carboxypeptidase-like regulatory domain-containing protein; protein product: MLSFNNKIYLRILAGILLLAVTLPLSAREINVRGTVTNLDDEPLYRVSIYNAATNKLVGVTNEDGKYLVKIDSEGTLLFSSLGYEEKQVAVRGELTVNVELEPSAVALQEVVVSAKRITDNVVPEPTDIEVKGNYFHIKTRVKIPKELFSTDARMIIQPGIYNVTRGKMIFLSPLVFDGQEYAITQERMYDYDVKQDPLAQYVKIKASSSRKDDLVGYNDSTYVENPNDDFRCDMMVAMENYNRVLYRDTFVIARGVVNPLRFLKYEIPGSAVKDESFFPQPEMQLRDTKGDVNLTFPVNKSQLNLNDGNNREEMNQLIARLRAVENDPNARLKSFSIAGTASPEGNYAKNEQLAQQRMSSAMELVLQELNESTRRQLEIGTNASVETWDRVVALLRADGKSQEADAIQAVIDKYPDDPNRQSRGVVALPFYRPLITEQYLPQLRRVSYELLFSQYRYLTDDEIKELYRENSGDLTRNEFWRLYNMADSTAEREAICRRALEVYPKFLVAATDLAAMLIEQGKPDAELLVPYLGMKEIPDETRLNQVIAWLSVRKFVQADSLAAELPDTGAYHKAKVYSAALNGRYEEVIQEISAESPFNEVLMLLAIKANDQAWEKAKLLGNSARENYIKAVAANRVDEVVLALSYLESAFKKDPSLRDIASIDGDVLDLLQEDE
- a CDS encoding DUF3575 domain-containing protein, whose protein sequence is MKKVLFRFLLLAGIFLNFQQIDAQRVALKSNLIDWATLSPNLAVEMRLNQKLSLDISATTHPFSFTIADMKATHVRLQPELRYWFNRPMARHFVGVGLLGGLYNVKFNKNFYEGDIFGVGVSYGYVFVLSRHWNLETTLGVGVARLRAFKYREDEQKPDTPNWYRWSPIPIRLGVTFSYIFK
- a CDS encoding zinc metallopeptidase, with the translated sequence MIYVLFIVIMLVSFAVQRTLQSKFERYSKVPVPYGLTGRDIAMRMLQENGINDVKVTQIDGRLTDHYNPSTHTVNLSREVYYGNSVAAAAVAAHECGHAVQHARAYSFLTLRSALVPFVSFASNWVQWILLIGIFTIQVYPTIMFIGIILFAATTLFSFITLPVEINASQRALAWLNQSGVTDATTHDQAQDALKWAAYTYVVAALGSLATLVYYILIFMGGRRDN
- a CDS encoding acyl-CoA dehydratase activase-related protein, encoding MQTANYYRTGLDVGSTTAKMVILNPHGEVVFSRYERHNAQVNQLLCTYFDEAKKQLGDITTAIAVTGSVGMGTAEQLQAGFTQEVVAATRYAQETYPSASALIDIGGEDAKVVLFQGENIDLRMNGNCAGGTGAFIDQMAVLLGVSIEQLNRLALQAEHIHPIAARCGVFSKTDIQNLVSRNVPLADIAASIFHAVAVQTIVTLSRGWTFRPPILLCGGPLTFIPALRKTFADYLQIAESDFILPSGGNLLPALGCALCADGNRLTTLPALSQAISRQADTHRKASLPPLFSSPREYDRWKEEKARYNWPVLPLKPGRQEAVLGIDSGSTTTKIVVAAPDGSILFTHYAPNLGNPIEAVRRGLTELKQQCDTRQTELAFIGSCSTGYGEELIKAAFALDGSMIETMAHYKAARQMAPDVSFILDIGGQDMKAIFVKQGAIIRMELNEACSSGCGSFIETFARTLGHKVSDFAQAACTASRPCDLGTRCTVFMNSKVKQVLREGASIADIAAGLSYSVVKNCLYKVLKLKHGKELGETIVVQGGTMHNDAVVRAFELETGRQVVRSNHPELMGAYGCALQALEQQAAPRSLDTLLASTGYDSRQIQCSGCENRCFVCRYTFPNGNTFYSGNKCERIFTNRGESERPGENLYSYKYKLLFDRPTSSQGHLVVGIPRVLNMYENYPFWHALFAHCGIGVVLSDLSNFVSYEKALNTVMSDNICFPAKLVHSHIQNLVQKKVDRIFLPYVIYEHESDAKMSNSYNCPIVAGYSDVIRSAMSPDIPVDSPAITFANLELLTKQCTRYLHTLGISHELADEAVKRAWQSQRQYTLDIRQKAEAIVRESRQKGEPIILLAGRPYHTDPLIQHKLSEMIVNLGVNVISDDIVRDHTDIDTHDTYLVKQWAYMNRILKAAEWVARQGNDIHFVQMTSFGCGPDAFLLDEIRDILHRNGKPFTLLKIDDVNNIGSLKLRVRSLVESLRQNNRPATTEAFRTTRIFRKSDRKRKIIAPFMSEYITPMLVPLFKLSGYDVEVLPPSDTASAETGLKYANNEVCYPATLIVGDIINALQSGRYDLDHIAVAITQTGGQCRATNYLALIKRAMLDAGFGHVPVVTLGLGRKAVNEQEGFNLKWGKIISVALNALLYTDTLSKLYHASVVREREPGAAARLRDQYLAMAEKPILDNTPSKLVEYADRAARDFNGICLDKECPRVGVVGEIFLKFNSFAHQHVVRFLTGQGIEVAPPLLLPFFMQGFVNRDNKESMLLLKQHIPHFISQLAYRLIGKRIAMFNRAASEFRYFVPFTDIYEEAENTRNIVSGAAQFGEGWLLPAEIIEFTKQGIHNVISLQPFGCIANHIVSKGIEKRLRTLYPELNLLSLDFDSGVSSVNVTNRLLLFTHHLRA
- a CDS encoding TetR/AcrR family transcriptional regulator, with the translated sequence MRPQPTRTVPKSGTTENIESRIIEAAKQEFIEKGFEQTSMSDIAAVVGINRPTLHYYFRTKDKMFQAVFASIVSNFLPHIDAIFSKQEPFEKKLGEIIDVYFDIFTANPLLPKFIIGEIHRDVDHLIDTLYILKFDQYLHHIGELLQQEIDRNHLKKVPLQFIFMTFYSQLTFPFLSHNLSKRLFFHDNPEEYTRFLAEWKQHIIAQITRLLYP